One region of Mangifera indica cultivar Alphonso chromosome 3, CATAS_Mindica_2.1, whole genome shotgun sequence genomic DNA includes:
- the LOC123210946 gene encoding polygalacturonase-like, giving the protein MQHRLLAMLASHVSDLLGRIYILSFVLSIFTNVNAAYGKAFNVVDYGAIGDGKSNDTWAFEKAWTAICNAWKDTPTMVIPKGKTFLVYPITFAGPCKSSNINIKLSGVVKAPEDFRAWEATKMGEWLVFDGVSGLNITGNGLIEGNGKSWWDNSCKLNPKKGCTKLAPTALGFRSCNDVRMSRINVMRSPQTHILVLGCKNVGFSFLVIQSPGSSPNTDGIHVSDSLNVTVRSSIIGTGDDCISIGDLVSNIKVKYVNCGPGHGISIGSLGGGGNEVRVEYITVRNVAFDGTSNGARIKTWQVGEGKVQHVEFSNLTFVNVENPIIIDQYYCQVKGGCRGTKTGVHIDDVRFTHATGTTATDVAINLNCSSNVPCTNIYLEDIQLQSTTKGKPVFASCSNAYGSHKGIVEPKSCV; this is encoded by the exons ATGCAGCATCGTTTGCTAGCTATGTTGGCGAGTCATGTTTCT GATTTGTTGggaagaatatatattttgagcTTTGTACTATCAATTTTCACGAATGTGAATGCTGCTTATGGGAAAGCATTTAACGTTGTGGATTATGGAGCGATTGGTGATGGAAAGTCAAATGATACCTgg GCATTTGAGAAAGCTTGGACTGCAATCTGCAACGCATGGAAAGACACACCAACCATGGTTATTCCAAAGGGAAAGACATTTCTGGTGTATCCTATAACCTTCGCTGGTCCTTGCAAGTCCAGTAACATCAACATCAAA CTATCAGGAGTAGTTAAGGCTCCAGAGGATTTTCGTGCATGGGAAGCAACCAAGATGGGAGAATGGCTGGTTTTTGATGGCGTTTCAGGGCTCAATATCACTGGCAATGGCCTCATTGAAGGAAATGGAAAGAGCTGGTGGGATAATTCATGCAAACTTAATCCCAAAAAG GGCTGCACAAAACTGGCACCTACT GCATTAGGGTTTAGAAGTTGCAACGATGTGCGAATGAGTAGAATTAATGTTATGCGGAGTCCTCAAACCCATATACTTGTACTTGGTTGTAAAAATGTTGGCTTCAGTTTCCTGGTGATACAATCTCCAGGAAGTAGCCCCAATACTGATGGAATTCACGTTTCAGATTCCCTCAATGTAACCGTCAGGTCCTCCATTATTGGCACTG GTGATGACTGCATCTCGATCGGAGATTTGGTTTCAAATATTAAAGTCAAATATGTGAACTGTGGACCTGGTCATGGTATAAG CATTGGAAGCTTAGGTGGTGGTGGAAATGAAGTACGAGTAGAATACATCACTGTGAGAAATGTTGCATTCGACGGGACTAGCAATGGAGCCCGGATCAAGACTTGGCAA GTGGGAGAAGGTAAGGTTCAACATGTTGAATTTTCGAATCTAACGTTCGTGAATGTGGAGAATCCAATAATCATTGACCAGTATTACTGCCAAGTCAAAGGTGGCTGTAGAGGCACG AAAACTGGAGTTCATATAGACGACGTGCGATTTACCCATGCGACGGGGACAACAGCCACCGATGTGGCCATCAATCTTAATTGCAGCAGCAATGTTCCTTGTACCAACATCTACTTAGAGGACATTCAACTGCAATCAACAACTAAAGGAAAACCTGTCTTTGCTAGCTGCAGCAATGCTTATGGATCCCATAAAGGAATTGTTGAACCTAAATCATGTGTTTGA